GCATAGTCCGTCTTAAGAAGTCGCTTGCGGAGCGACCGTGCGGGCCTCGGCCCTGCTCCAACAGCTACGTGTCCCGGGTGGAAGTGGGATGCTCCAAGTGTGCCCCCAGGAGTCCCACCGTGGTATGATCCTGATTACTTCACCATCATCGTcatatccctagcgttatctcgttttcactACACAGattccgcttacctgacctgaaaatttgacatgtccggtttttcacggaagcgactacctgtctcaTCTTCCAACCCCCgatacacacatatacaaataaaagagataTAGTACATAGCCAAGTGcaaaagagacgagagatgtGTCTCATTCGCACTAACGATATACAGCatagtacgaaagagacaaaAGATACGTCATGTTAATCAAGTTACCTGACACAGGTCGTGTACCAGCACCTAATCAAACATCGCAATCACCCTCAGAGCACGAGCCCCACCCCGGAGAGTTCAGCCAACGAGTGCGGGCGCGAGGCAacgccggcgccgcgccgcccgccacgGAAGGCCAGTTGCATCAGCCGGGGCACACATCTCTTTGTAAGTCGCTTGTTATTTGTTGGCCAGCAGAGCAGAGAGTCAATTAATTTGGTCTAACTAGAGTTTAAAGCGGTTTGAGAATCCCTTCTTGACTTCTCATCATCATCGTTAtgccgttttcacagggtccgctcacttTACCTAATTTgataggtccgattttttacagaagctacctGTTTATTCTTCCAACTTGTAAGAAAAACTAGCCCAAATCATTGTGGGttaatgacctccgtggtcaagtAGTTGAGCGCTGGGGTCATGAGCCGatggtcccgggtttgaataccggtggggatatGTTCAACattcctggtttggttaggacattacatgctgaatCAGCTGCCCTAAGTGCTAAGTAGTACTTACTtgaaagtaagtagtagtaataggagccacgtcaggggcttttggcggttcaataataatcctgacaccagttgatggggttggccaTCCACCTGTCAACTGtcagtacagctttgaaatagactactctgggcaccatcccactcgcgtcagacagagtacgggagtactgcggggcggaaggcaagaggaaaaccactgccctatttttctctaaaaagtagcatagagaatgctgcatcgacaagagcgtggctcttaaattaagggAGTGTGGGAGTGAGAGTCAAGTGTTCCTCCAAGTGGGCTCCCACGGCTCTCCAAGCATCGTCCACCGTTCTCTCGTGATCACTTCGCCAACCTGCTGATGTTGTCGAGTCCCCGGAGTAACGGCCGCCGTGTGCGCCGCAGGGCGCGGCGGGCCTTGGCCGCGAGGCGGGCGTGCAGcagccggcgcgggcgcacgcgGGGGCCGGCGCCCGCCCGCCCGCAGCCGGCGCGGCGCCCGCCAGGGTGGCGCCCGCCAGGGTGGCGCCCGCCAGGGTGGCGCGGATCGCCTCTGCGAGGTTCAACGTGGGTATCtacacttacttacttttaaacaaagacttacttactttttgacgttcaaaaagcgctaactttgtaaaccaattttaaagaatacatatttttgaattttaacaaaatttattAGTTCCTGTTGGGTTAGGTAGTAACTACCGAATTCCATTTACTTAACTAAAAAGGATTTCATGTAGATAATGTTGTGTTCGATAATCGGACTACATCATAACTTCTATCGCGAACTTAATAAAGTTTAGATGTAGGAGGTAGTCTCCGAAACTCATGCGagcttgattttttttacatatatagtATACTTTCCAagacacatacataataatgcaTATCAAGCTTAGAAAGTGGCAATTGAATCCCAATAGTTCTTACTATTGGATGGGTATCAATGAAGTCCCCCCACATGTTAATCAATTCCATAACAACATTTCAACGAGGGGagatctgtgcccagcagtgggacgtatataggctgtttatgtatttcaaCGAACCCTTTCACGTTACAGGGAGCGATGTCACCAACGGAGGAACTATTCGACCGCGTCGAGCGACTATCGGAAGCCCTGGCCGACGGTCAACGACGGTGGTCCCGCACCAAGCTGCCTACCTCGCCGCGGTGATGGCGTGATGTTTACATAAGATTGGTTACTAGGATAATGGTTACTGGacgcatagaataaagaatacgtatagaacggacacttcgccccgcaccaattcgtatcagtaccttagatttacttcacccccgcttggtctcactttagtctaaatggccgtaagccgttacGTAAGACTGTGTCTCGCTGTCTATTGATAAACACGAGATTTTGTATAGAACGTTCGGGGTGTGCTGGAGGTACTGATAGGAAAGGTGTAAGGTAGTAATAGGAATAATGCTGGGCCGAGGGTTTAATAGACAAAGGACTTATTCGTAAAACGCCTTACCCCTAAAAAAGGACCTATTCGTACAATGGCTTATTCTTAAAACGAACTATTCTCAAAATGGCTTATAGATATATTGGCTGTTAAGTTACGACGGTAGATAAAGCATAATGAAAGGCAATATTGAGATTCTATGCAGCCGTTCTATCACTTACCAGCGCTTCGGAACTCTGAGCggtatggctgaggagaaactCCCAAAATCCAGATTTTTAACACTGGCATTATCATCAatcatcccactgttgggcatccTCCATTTTGCACCATCCTTTCCGGCAATGACCAACCACCAGTCATCCCACTGAGCTTTTCCATTCTCGTCAAATACTAACACAATCAAGTTGAGATATTACGGTCCGTCTTTCgacacaaattatattttttttcaccaatTTTGTGACAAATACCTCCGTATTTGTCACTGGATGGCTTTGATTTCTTTTGTTTATGAGAAAACTGAAAGTTTCGAAGGATCCTCTTCTCTCATGGGTTTTGACACCAAtaatcgacctcatcaaccctggaacCCTTATGGATCGTACTCATCACCCACGCATTTTTACAAGAGAAAACACAAGTGGTAAATGATCtagtttttaagtatttaaattgaaacatgattgttcaaaaatcatttaaaaaatggtCGCAAAACATAGCAATGGACACGCTGCATACTGCCTCAAAGACTTATTTTATAATGCATTTAATTGTAACAGTATTGTTGCTAGTCGTATTGTAGTTttataactaatttatttaatttattcattatttaatttaatacataatataattttgttttgttgactATTTTTGTTGTTTCATTTTGAAATTGTCCTTTGCCTGCTTAGAGCAGAGGTATAATCCCGTAAATTCTCGTATAACTTGAACAAAAACGGCCGCGGTCCCTCAGGTAGCGTCTCTGGTTGTCATGGTTAGGGTTATGCACTTCCCCTCGCGTCCCCTTCATACCGCAAGGGTCTCAAGGTCCATATAATAACACTTCCCCTCGCGTCCCCTTCATACCGCAAGGGTCTCAAGGTCCATATAATAACACTTCCCCTCGCGTCCCCTTCATACCGCAAGGGTCTCAAGGTCCATATAATAAGCATGACAACCAGAGACGCTACCTGCGGGACGGCGGCCATTTTTTGTCCAAGTTATACGAGAATTGACGAGacaaattattgaatttgtcaCTGCGCATTGATCATTGTTCAACTTATACGCCGGATTGTAGTTGTACTATGTGATGGTAAATGAAGTGTATCTTAAATTGGAACTACAATGTAAGATGCAATCTAAAATGTGAGGCAACgcagaaaataaaaaacttattcatacaaaactaatttatttattaaaaaagaaatgaaaatcaCGCGCATAAGATAAAACGCGTATGATTGCGATTCGAACACAACTCGCATAATACTTCGTACTTGggaacattattttataatcacAGACTCCGAGAAAATTATAGACGGGAGTTGGCTTTGGAATAGCTGTACAAATTACAATACATTTTTCTGCCACCGGGGGAAGTGAGGTATACATTTACATATACATCACACAATATCTCCTCACTGCCGCACACTCGTTAGAAAAGAACCTTCAGAAGTCCGGTTACGAGTCCGGTTTACTTCTTGATAAGTATCAAATTTGGTGCTTCTTACTAACCGAACCAACCGAACTAAAAAGTTGCGCTAGTTCAGGCAACCGGACTTCTACCACTAAAGGGAAAAGAATAACGTCTATAAACGCATACGAAATCAGAAGTCACACAAGTAACAAAATACGAACGATCGCTCATGTACTTAGGCTTTggttctgtattttgtgtccattgtgctcaataaagtattttatctatctatcttaggCAGATTCAGCACGTAACCCGTGTGCGCTTGGCAACTCCCTTCTATAATTTCACCGATAtacacaaatattaaaaaaagtgcACAATATAATACCTACTACAGAACGACAAAGATGATTCCTGATTCGGACTTCACTCGGTCTATAACAGCTGTACAGTCCGTCTATTAACttcagggggattaaaaacgccacatcgaagcaattcatctaaaaaagcaaaattgctatttgacatttgtgtgcattgcgcaatcacttttatatgcgcaaatgtcaaattgcaatattgcttttttagattaatttctttgatgtggcctttttaacccccctgttctctTAGCGTTAATGTTTTGGCTCTACATCCggggccttatttttgaatcactcgccttcaactcgcgtgggaaaatatatacctgtctcatcttgcaaatgacaagttctgatgtgctacgtAAAATGGGTGTCttgaactgtaatcagttctcgcttttattttaaatcaatttactTTTCAATAACAAAGTTGATGCTTaaggcgggctgtcattacgaaaaaactaaataattttcagagaacaaatgaaagtgcattaAGAGCAGAGAACGGAAAACAGACAATATTcagaaacaattcatctaagaaagcaatattgctatttgacatttgtttgcattgcgcacatacttttatatgcgctaatgtcaaattgcaatattgctttcttagaagaattgcttcgatgtgaccattttaacccccaagatcacaaaagaaataacagtgtgattcagaattcagataattcgtgatcTTACATGATTACGTATGGTACGCGACAATGGGCATATATTTCGAACTCGAATTTAAAGGTGAgtgattcaaaaataaggcccTCGATTCTTATCCGATCCAAGTCCGAGAATAGACAGTAGAAAATTTGATATATCGGATAGATGACGGATGTAGTTCGTAAGCTACCGTACAAATAGTTCTACGGTAATTTGGCGGACTCGGATCGGAGTAGTGCGAAAACTTTAGTGGCAAGAAACGGGCACTGAttgtatcatattttattttaacactcACGGATGTCGATCACAAGTCATTGACCTCATTTATAGGATCGGGACATTGGCTATAGACGTTGTCAGTGAAAGTGTTAAGATAACGAAATAACGTAAGAGAATAAGTCAGAAACAATATTAATATACGTATCTGAAGATAGAATATTGACAACATTATCAGTTATCTAGTTAATTTATTAGAATGCAATAATTAGATTagtcgttatttaaaaattattgtAATTACAAAAATTTTAACAAGCATTACCGGTTGGTCTATCCAGGTAAGAGGTTAATGATGTTAACGATAATGataattttaacaaatttaaCAATGACGTTAACGATATTAACGAACGTTTACGATAACGTTATCGTTACGATGACGATAAAGTTAAGAAAAATAACGACGTCGTTAAAGACTCATAagaatcgtgagctgaatcaccttactgtgtcactatcaccctgtatgcGCCATTCCGATGTGTCAGGTTTTGTCTTGTGATGTGTAGTAGGTATATATTGACAGTTTATTACGTAATGTTGAGTATAATGTATGGTCACTTGGTCCACCCGCGCCACATGGACACGAGCGAGGCGGCGGCCGACGTCACGAGCGACGGCGCCGGCGCAGGCGGGGAGCTGCTCATCTCCTCCATCTACATCATAAATACGTTCGGCTTAGTTATGgtggaaaatttaaaaaacaaaaaagtaatttagaAATTAGAACTCAAAGTTAAACATAGGGagtatattttcttttctaaaaTTTGCAATACTAAATGGACCATAATTGTACGAAAGCATCACATCTGCTTTAGGACTACGCAATAAGTGTCCGCTAGTTTCTTAGTGGTTATGTGAGTATGTTTACCTCCTGCGGCTCGGGCCAGTGCAGATGCTCCGGCGGCTCGTCCTCCGGCTCCGCGGCCGGCTCCTCGCCCGCCGCCTCGGACCACGCCGCCCACGCCTCCGACAGGGAGGCGCCCATCCAGCCCTCCACTCTGGAACGATGACAAGGTTAGGGTGGATCGTGGTCCAAAGGGGGCCCAACGGGATGTGTGCCAGCGACTCACCGTCCCAGCGGCGCggcgtcggcggcggcggcggcgcacaGCGCGTGCAGGCGGTGCAGGCGCCGCGCGGCGGGCGgcagcgcggcgcgcgcgcacagCGCCGCTGCGCATGCGCacacgcgccgcgcgcgccacGACAGCGCACGCGCGGACCCGCGCCACAGCAGGTACTCGCTGCCGGGGGAAGCGGCGACTTTAGTTTGCAAATATGATCTACGACATCGTCAACACTAACGATCGTTACTTTCGTTAATTTTATCTTAACATCTTTAACGTCAGCTTCAATTTCTTAAATAACTTAATGTAATCGTTAATTTCGTTAACGACTCTTGTTAATTTTGACAACgacgtcattattttagttAGAGTTATCGTCATCGTTTACATCGTCTACGTTAATATCGTTAACGTCATAGTCATCTTTAACATTGTTGTTTTGATAACGTTAATTTCGTTAATGTCGTTAACATCGTTCAATAACACTcaagaataatataattttctctTAGGAAAGAATTGTCAAAATCGGTTCAATAGTACCaaaaatactaataaattaAACTCTTTATAGTGATATAGCCACAAAAATAATCCTTTACTCAAAATTCAGGCACATGGTATTTAACAGTTAACAACGAACCGTTATAACATGCACTTAAAAGCACGTTTTATTCTCTTGTGACACAAAGtagctttttaattttatactcaTCACCTTATTTCAAATATTGCAATTCGAACATAACCCCACAATAAAACGCATACTAACTTGAGTGCAAGCGCATACGGCAACCGTGCATCCAGCGTGTACGCGATTAACGCGACCAGCTGCGCACACAAACCCAGCGCGTTCGCCCAACGGACCAGCGGGATAGGGGGCCCCGTCACGGCGCCTGGACCGCTGCCTGAGTCCTTATTGTGGGATACTACAAGaatagtaatttaaataattttagaaaaGCTGGAAACATCCAGAACATATGACAAGAATCAAACCTGGACTACCCAGAGATTTCTCATTACACCCAAGTGAATCAATCAATCTGTATCTATGCTATATACATCATTTCCTGCATATTTCGCTTTGTGCCAACATAGCGTTCAATACAAAGCCTAAAGATGAATAATGccaccttatagtgaaaacaatGTAAGCTCCTTTTGTGTGTTTTTCATCAACAAAACCACGATTTCATTCCAGGTAAATTAGGACCACAAATTTTGTGTCGTTAACAAAATTCACAtatgaatgtgatttttcaaaagagGCGTttgcgtggttttcactataaggtgatgatgatgtattgaaTGTTGTAAGGATTTCAGCCCGTGACCCGTATAGTCCATCATGCAAGAAAGGAGACAGTTCGTTTGTCAGCGGTCACAACATGATGGGAAGGATAAGCAGTTTATagctcattgatttaaaagatggtaagttactacttactgatgtaagtatgtagtcgttaccttAACAatatacgataagaagaagattcagTTTTAAGTCAGTAGCAAATAATGTTACCATAGTCCTCTAGATGGGAGAAGTCGCAGTCGGCATTGATCCAGGGCGCCACAATATGCAGCTGCGCCTTCTTCAACGGTTCCTCATCTAAGTCATCCCCTACAAACTCCATGTCTTCTATGCTATCACTGAAGACAGGggttcattttaaaaatataccattttttattacgaagttacgtatgtttctgattatgtgacagattgtattatcttaagtataataataattatgtatcgttttgtgttgtaaataattcgttaattatatttgatttgattttttattgtattgcaccaaaaaactattttaaacaTATTACTACATCAGAGAGGAATGGCATTCACTTATTGCTCAAAATTACATCATGtactccaccacgttggtcCACTGAGTAGGTGGAGGTAAAAATTACATCATGCATAACTATTCTATGAGTGTAATAAAGTAATCTTGAACTTCAACAACTTTTAGTTACTTATAGATATTTGTTGACGTAGtttgtcttttaaaaataatacacttACCTAGAATCATACGTCATATACacaggaaaaatatatttagtgaGCTGTCGTATCCGAGATCTCCGTAGTGCTGCCAACGCTTGCGCCTGGTCATTGTACATGCTCACTTTATTCTGCAACTCCATACATTGGTTATGCACGTGTTTACCTAAACTTGTCACCCTCTTTTGGTACCGAGGCAGTTTCAACCGTAACTCATTGTTATACACTGTCAACTCTGATAGCTCCTTCTTTTTctcatctatattgtttctccTTTGTTCTATTGCTAGTCTAAGTAAATCTATTTTATCTCTGGATTGTTTAGCCTCTGTCAAGAGTGcatcttgttttatttttggtgCCAATAGTTTCTCACAACGTTCAAGAACATGTTTTCTGTTTGCCTTTAACCTAAGTGATTTTGCTTGTTTTTCTGAAAATCTGAAACAAATCAAAGTTTATATcagaaagtaaaaaaagtaagtaaagtttTGTTGTTTAAAACTCAAAAATAGGATAAAGATGCTGCCATAATGTCTTGTAATGAGCGGTGGACGTTTCGTCATCGgggttatataaatattaattaaattatgttgATTCCAGTTCTTTTTATCATCAACATGCCATTTTAATGGTTATCTGATATAgttaatgtgatttttttaaaagatattcATTAGTTTTATTGTAAACATGTTTTCATTGCTGGATATCGCtggtaataaacaataaaaaataccacGCATATGGTGGTATTTACCCGAGATTAGCGGGTCTGTTTTACTTTCAAATCTCGGTGTTTATCCTTAATATTATGCAGGTCATACGAGATAGATAGTGAGTCATCAAAACAATGATATCTACTGCGGAAGAGCGCGGGAATACGCGTACTCACCTGTCCGAGTAAGGCATGGAAGAGTGCACGAAGTTCCCAGTTCGTATACAATCCGGGCAGTAGAAGTTTTTCTTCACTGTATAGCACAAAAGGCATTTCTTATAATGGCCGTCACTCTCAGTAGATGAAACACGAAAATCCCGTGGCGCTTCGCTCTCAGTAAAAATGCTAAGCGCCATCGTTTTGCGTATTGTTTGCGAAATAGAAATCGAACACAAAATGCTGTCAATGTCAGCTGGCAATGTTTTTTTGTTCTCCCCGAAGCGCAAGGCAAAGGAAACTATACAGCTATGCCCAttcagccatgtcttatgtatttattttatttttcttgatgataattaaattaatgaaatgatgaaaagtgATGACGATGAACCTCTGCTGTAAAAATAACATCACAGATAATAAATAACTAGCAATTATGTTTACAAAGTAACTAAGAAAATGTGCTCCCAACCATTTGCAAAAACCTTGAaacaattctgtaccgtcggtgaaaagtaatacaagtccaaaattcaagttttgagaaaatcgagtttaaagttaaaaacattctagctcgcgacttataaggaataatggaacagaagttagatgtgtcgataggtgatgatggaaggtttcttttctaatatttagttatatttagaacctaaacagaaatggtagaggatcaaaataaattacatgtatcagttgacaccaacttttatattgtgtaaattgatacaagtctacttatacctttttacacacataactataaaaaagtcatcgttgatatatcatatttcaattattaattttacagtcttattctacaaaaaacaaaatgtcttggaagaaagtttatttcataatgttgtagaaaggcaaaattctatttattttctttaaaaagtaaagaaacgtaacttatatcaattgacacaaacgataaactataacgaatttgtgtcaagtggtttaacatgacttattttttcggttttattgtgtaaaatgatacatgtttttacgaatttctaataataaatacatataaagatggtacacgtatatatagtgtaaggtgacgataataagatattttt
This portion of the Pectinophora gossypiella chromosome 1, ilPecGoss1.1, whole genome shotgun sequence genome encodes:
- the LOC126370589 gene encoding beclin 1-associated autophagy-related key regulator, producing the protein MALSIFTESEAPRDFRVSSTESDGHYKKCLLCYTVKKNFYCPDCIRTGNFVHSSMPYSDRFSEKQAKSLRLKANRKHVLERCEKLLAPKIKQDALLTEAKQSRDKIDLLRLAIEQRRNNIDEKKKELSELTVYNNELRLKLPRYQKRVTSLGKHVHNQCMELQNKVSMYNDQAQALAALRRSRIRQLTKYIFPVYMTYDSSDSIEDMEFVGDDLDEEPLKKAQLHIVAPWINADCDFSHLEDYVSHNKDSGSGPGAVTGPPIPLVRWANALGLCAQLVALIAYTLDARLPYALALKVEGWMGASLSEAWAAWSEAAGEEPAAEPEDEPPEHLHWPEPQEMEEMSSSPPAPAPSLVTSAAASLVSMWRGWTK